CGTGCTCCCCGTCCGAATCTTCGATTCGGTTTGTGAGCTGGTCGTTCCGCCCGCAGGCAGCCTCCGGCGGCCGGGGCGCTTCGCCCCCGGACCCCAGACCGGCAGGGTGCCGGTGCCGACGGCGGCTCCGCCGCCTTGACTTTTACTTCATCATCTCTCGGAGGCTCCGCTGTCTGTTGCGTGTGTGCTGGCACGCAGCTGCCGAAACGCTTCGTAGTAACGTTTGCCGAACTCCTTCTGGCTCTCGGCATCGAAGTGAATATTGTCGGGATTCTGGGTCAGGCCATCCGATTCGGCAAAGCCGACATTCGGCAGTTCTTGCGTCATGGCCCGGTGGGCGGCATCCACACGTTTTTTTCCTTCGCTCCACGGCTTCGAGCCGGGGAATTTACTGAGCTGCCCGATTATGATCGGCACCTCCGGCGCATCAAGCTCGGTCCGCAGCGACTTGAAGAACGTCAGCAGCCGGTCGTGATAGAGTTTGCTCGGGGCATCGCCGCAGTCGGCTTCTCCCTGATGAAAGAGAATGACTTTGAGCGTTCCGTCCTGCATCGCCTTCCGGGCGCGGGCGATAGCGTCGTCATACGGATGACTGTTCGTCTGCTCCCACTTTTTCCCGGGCTCCCAGCTGGAAATCGGGGAGCCGCCGCAGGCTGCCGGGACAAGCCCGACAGTGATGGAGGGGTCGCTGTCGGCGAGCAGGTTTGCAAACGTCCGGGCCGGGCCGACGCCGGCCATGGATTTGTCGTAGTGAACCGGGTCGACCGCCGGCACCCACTCGCCTGCTTTGTTCTGCATGAGGACGCGCGGATGCGGCACCTTGTCCTCCGGCGTGACAACGCCGCGACCGGCCATGTTGGACTGTCCGGTCAGGAGGACGAGATGGAATTTCTCCTTCGGCGGCAGCTTGACCGGTTCTGCGGCGAAAAGCATGGCTCCGAGCGTGAGGAGGAGAATGGCAGGAATGATTTTTTTCATGGGGTCGACAATCCTTCTGGCTGTTTCGGAAATGCGGTTTCGTGGAGTAAAGATAGCATGAACATCCCGAAAATCAAGGCGGTTCCGGCCGCCCGGCCCGGAATTCGCAGGAACCGCGGACGCGGCAGATACAATATTCCGGGCGGCGAAACAGGAGTTGCCCTGCGGCATATTTGAGGAAGGAAGTTCGGTTTGTTTTCATATAAATTTATGAAAAGTTGAAGGGAAAAACTTGTTATTTTCGCGGGAGGGTGTATTAATATGTAAGTGAATCGTGTTTCTGTACCCGGCTGCCGACCGGTTTCCTGTTGCGGTTCATGTGCGGTTATGTGTCGAACAATCAGTAGGTTGCAATTTAAATAGCGAGGTGGAGCGTGGAACGTAGAACGGATGTCCGCACGGAAATCGACAATGCCAGACTGGTGACGAAACTGTCGGTCATCGGCGGGATCGTCACCATTGTGGTGCTGCTGATTCCGACCCTGGTTTTGGGAGTGATCAACGGGGAGTTCGTCGGTTCCGACCTCTTTTCGCTTGGTGTGATTCCGTACTCGCTGGCGGTTGTGTTCGCATTCGCTTCGATGATCTACGGCATGCTCGGCACCTCGGCCGCCGTCGAGACCGAAGAAAAGCAGCTGCTGGAGAAGCGCAGCGACACCCACGCGCTGAATGTCGAGGAGGATGTCCGCTTCACGGCCGGGCGTTCGTTCGATAACTATCGGAAATACGCGCCGTATGTGCTCTCGATTCTCGGTGCGCTGATCGTTGCCGGCGTGTTGTCGGCGTTTCTGCGTCACTGGGGCGCCCGGCTGGAGGCTCCGGCCGGCGTGAATCCGGTCAACGGCGCGATCGTCTCGGCGGTGATGGCGGCGCTGAGCCTCTTTTTCGGCGCATTTTTCGTCGGCCAGTCGCGGCAGCCGGCCTTCCGCTGGCTCCGGGCGTTCGGCGCCTGGCTGCTGGCCGGCTTCGGACTCATGTTCGTTTCGGCGTTCGTGGCGGCCTTCTCTTCCGGCGGCAGCATGCTCGATGCGGTGGTTGCGAAAGTGGCCGTCTGGGTGTTCGGGCTGCTCGGGGTCGAATTCGTCATCAGCTTCATCATTGAATTTTACCGGCCGCGGACGGTGAGGGAACTCCGGCCGATCTTCGAGAGCCGGCTGCTTTCGCTCTTCACGGAGCCGGGCGGCGTCATGCGGAACGTTGCGCTGGCGCTCGACTACCAGTTCGGTTTCAAGGTGTCCGGCACCTGGCTTTACAGCTTCATGGAGCGTTCCTTCTTCCCGGTCGTGCTGTTCTGGGCGGCGATTCTGTGGGGATTCACGATGATCCATGAGGTCGGCCCGAGCCAGGTCGGCATCAAGGAGCGGCTCGGCAAGGTGGTCAGCACCGAGCTTCTGGAGCCCGGCATCTACTGGACGCTGCCGTATCCGTTCGGCCAGGTCAAGCGTTTCAGCTGCACGGAAGTCAAGCAGGTGATCATCGGCGAATCGGAAGACGACCATGCGGACGAGGAAGAGGAGGTTCCCGACGACGGTCATGGCCATGCGAAGCCGGAGTCGAAGAAAAAAGGTCATGAACCGATGCCGGTGGTGCTCTGGACCGCCGCGCACGGCAGCGATGCGAACAATTTCATTGTTGCGGTCAATCCCGACGGGCCGCGGAAGCAGGCGGACGGAGAAAAGACGGCCGAAAGCGATACCGCTTCGATCGCCTTCATCCGCATGATGATTCCGATCGAGTACCGCATCCGTCCCGACGGCGTCATGGACTACGCATACCGCAACGCCGACCCGGTGGCGACGCTGATCCGGATCGGCCAGCAGGCGGCGACGGAGTATCTGGCGAGCGTGTCGATCATGGACATCATGTCCACCGGGCGCGCCGAAGCCCAGCAGAAGCTGCTGGCCCGGGTGCAGAAGCTCGCCGACGAGCATCATCTCGGGATTGAAATCACGAAGGTCATGATTCTCGACTCCCATCCGCCAGTCGAAAAGGTCGCCCCCGCCTTCCAGGACGTGATCGGCGCAATGGAGGAGAAGGAGTCGACGATCCTGAAGGCCGAGAGCTATGCGGCGCGTACGGTTCCCGAAACCGAGGCCGCGGCGTTGCGGATCATCTCCGATGCGAAATCCTACAGTTTCCGGACGACCACGGTCGCCAAGGCCGAGTCCGGCCGGTTCAGCACCCAGTTGAAAACCTACAATCTCATGCCCCGGATGTTCCGGCTCAAGGCGTACCTCGATTTCCTCGAGAACGACTGCAAGGATATCCGCAAATTCATCGTTGCCGCCGGTCTGGACAACGAGGTGTACGAGCTGAATTTTGAGACCAAGGAGCGGCTCGATCTGATCGACGTCGATGCGGGTGCGCTGAGCGGCAATTAACGGAATCGATTCATTTCACATAATCTATTGAGGGAGGTTTTCGAGGTATGGCGACGGGTAACTTTTTCAAACATTGGCCGACGATGCTGTTGGGCGTCGTAGTTGCGGTGATTCTTCTGATCGCGGTGTTCTCCTACCAGTTGAACCAGACGGAGAGCGCCGTGGTCACGACCTTCGGCAGTCCTGCCGCGGTGACGGACCCGGGGCTTCACTTCCGCTGGCCGTTCCCGTTCCAGAAGATTTATAAGTTCGATCACCGCATCCGCTGCTTCGAGGGCGGCTCCGGCAAGATCGAAGAGACGATGACGGCGGACGGGCAGAATATCCTGGTCGGCATCTTCATCAATTACCGGATCAGCGCGGTGGAGAAGTTCTTCCGCACACTGGAGGATATGACCAAGGCCGAGGAGCGGCTGAACAGCCTCATGCGTTCGGCGAAGAACGCGACGTTCGGCCAGTATAAATTCAGTCAGGTCATCAACACGAAACCCGAACTCATGAAGCTCAACGAGATTCAGGACCGGATCAAGGCGGCGCTGGAGAAGGATACCGCCGAGTACGGCATCGAGATCGTCAGCGTCGGCATCAACACGATCAACGTTCCGGAGCGGATTACCGACAAGGTGTTCGACCGGATGATCGAGGACCGCAAGCTCGTGGCCGACCGCTATCTTGCCGAAGGCACCGTCCGCGCGTCGGAGATCCGCAACGACGCCGACCAGAAGAAGGCGGTCATGCTGGCGAAGGCCGAAGCCGAAGCGCGCGAAATCCGGGCGCAGGGCGACGCCGAAGCCGCGACCTTCTATGCGGTTTTCCGGGAGAATCCGGAACTTGCCGAATTCCTCCGCAAACTCGACTCCCTGCGTCTCATCATGCGGAATCAGACGACGCTGGTCCTCGATACGAATGTCGCGCCGTTCGACCTCCTGAAGCCGGGTTCGGAAGTGCTCGGCCCGGTCAAAAGCGCGGCGAAGGATGGAGAGTAAGTCAAGATGGAAGAAACCAAGAGTGTAATCAAAGGCGAGTTCGACCGCTCCGGACAGTATGATTCCGGGTTGAAGTCGCTGGTCCGGAGCCTGCAATGGGCGTTCGGCTTCCTTCTGGTGATCATCATCGGCCTCATGGTCTATTTCCTGACGGCGGGCGGCTACTTTTCGGTGGAGCCGCAGCATGCGGTCATCGTTATGAAATTCGGTGAGATCGAGCAGGTTCACACGACCGGCGGCCACTGGTATCTGCCGTATCCGGTCAACCGCTGGGTCGAGGTCCGCACCAACCAGCAGTCGCTTCAGATCGACTTCCTGCCGGCGGAACGCCCGGACGGTGCGCCGCCGCAGGCGCTGGCCCCCGGCCGCGATTCGTATTTGCTGACCGGGGATGCGAACATCATTCACGCCTCCTGGCGCGTCAACTACCACGTCTCGAATCCGGAGACCTATTACACCACCCTTGCGACGCCCGAAGATCCGTCCGGGGCGGATGTGACCGAAAAGGACGTCAACGGCTTTGTCGGAACCCGCGGGCCGCAGACCATGATCCGCAATCTGTTCCGAGAAGCCGTGATCCGGGTCACCTCCGGTCTCAAGGTCGATGATATGCTCTACAGCAAACGGACCGATTACTCCGATGCGGTCCAGGCCGAGTTCGCCCGGCTGCTGGCCCGCGCGGAATGCGGAATCGAAGTCGACAACATCACGCTTGAGCAGGTGTTTCCGCCGCTCAAGACCAAGATGGCGTTCGACGAGGTTGCGGCGGCCGCGAATACGGTCGACTCGATGCGCAGCAAGGCCGAGCAGTACGCGGTTCAGGTAGGGAACGAAGCGATTGCCGGCCGGACCGAGCTGGTCTCCAGCGCGAGAACTTACAAGGAGCTGGTGGTCTCCGAGGTCAAGTCGGAGAGCATCTACTTCAGGAACATCAACGAGGAATACAGGAAGAATCCCGCCACCGTTCTGATGACGCTTTACACCAACACGCTTGCCGACGTTCTGCAGCAGCAGCAGGGCAAGTACATCCTCGGAACCTCCGGTACCGGGAATAAACAGGTCCGCATCAAACTCAATCCCGAACCGAAGCGGCAGAAATCCGCCGGCGCAGCGGAGGAGAAGTAAATCATGGCTGAAATTGTGAAAAAAGAACATCAACACACGGAAAACTGCTCCTGCGGCCATGATCATGAGCACGAGCATGAACATAAGGGCGGCTACTGCCCGTGCGGCCACGATGCGGTCGACGGCGGCGTCGGCCACGACCGGGCGATGGGGCGCATCTTCTTCGCGATTCTCGGCGGTCTGCTGACCGTGAACTCGTTTCTGCTCGAATGGGCGCTGCCCGGGCAGGAATTCGCTTCGCGGATGAGCGCGCTTTTCGGCGCGTTCATCCTGGCGATGCCGATCATCATGACCGCGATCAAGGATCTGATCAACGGCAAGGTCTATATGAACGAGCTGGTCGCGCTGGCGATTCTGGCGGCCCTGGCGAGCGCCGACTTCCAGACCGCGGGCATCATCGCGTTCTTCCTGCTGCTGACCATCATCATCGAAACGCGGACCGCCAGCGGCGCCCAGCGTTCGATCGAAGAGCTGATCAAGCTGACGCCGAATACGGCGCGCCGCCTCGAGGGGGACGGCAACGCCGAAGTCGAAGTACAGGTGACCGAACTGAAGATCGGCGACCGGATTCGGGTCCGCCCGGGCGAAAACTTCCCGGTGGACGCGCGGATCATCGCCGGCGAGAGCACGGTCAACCAGGCGTCGATCACGGGCGAATCGCTCCCGGTCGACAAGAGCGTCGGCGACGATGTGTTCGCCGGCACCCAGAATCTGACCGGCCTGGTCGACCTCGAGGTGACGAAGGTCGGCGAAGACACCACGCTCGGCAAGGTCAAGGACATGATTCTGCAGGCGGAGCAGAGCCGTACGCCGGTGGTCCGCATCATCGACCGTTATGCCGGTTACTACACGCCGACGGTGCTGATGCTGGCGCTGATCACTTGGTATTTCTCGAACGGCGACATGAACCGCGTCATCACATTGATGGTCATTTCGTGTCCGTGCGCGGTGGTTCTGGCGACGCCGACCGCCGTGGTTGCGGCGGTCGCGGCGGCGGCCCGCCTCGGCATTTTCATCAAGAATGTCGGGCATCTTGAGCTGGCCGGCAAGATCACGGCGTTTGTGTTCGACAAAACCGGCACGCTGACCGACGGGCTCCTGTCGGTCGTGAAACTCAATCCGTTCGGCGAGGTTTCGCCGGCGGAGCTGCTGAAGGTCGCCGCATCCGCCGAGCAGTACAGCAACCACCCGACCGCGATCGCGCTGCAGAAGCTGGCGGCCGAAGCGACGCTCGATCTCGATCCGGCGACGGATTTCCAGGAAACGCCGGGCAAGGGCGTCAGCGCGAAGATTGACGGCGTCGTCTGCATGATCGGCCGCGCCAAATGGCTTGAGGAGCACGGCGTCAGGCTGCCCGAA
This Victivallis lenta DNA region includes the following protein-coding sequences:
- a CDS encoding heavy metal translocating P-type ATPase, producing MAEIVKKEHQHTENCSCGHDHEHEHEHKGGYCPCGHDAVDGGVGHDRAMGRIFFAILGGLLTVNSFLLEWALPGQEFASRMSALFGAFILAMPIIMTAIKDLINGKVYMNELVALAILAALASADFQTAGIIAFFLLLTIIIETRTASGAQRSIEELIKLTPNTARRLEGDGNAEVEVQVTELKIGDRIRVRPGENFPVDARIIAGESTVNQASITGESLPVDKSVGDDVFAGTQNLTGLVDLEVTKVGEDTTLGKVKDMILQAEQSRTPVVRIIDRYAGYYTPTVLMLALITWYFSNGDMNRVITLMVISCPCAVVLATPTAVVAAVAAAARLGIFIKNVGHLELAGKITAFVFDKTGTLTDGLLSVVKLNPFGEVSPAELLKVAASAEQYSNHPTAIALQKLAAEATLDLDPATDFQETPGKGVSAKIDGVVCMIGRAKWLEEHGVRLPEKHDADTEGMSVMYVVRDGRMLGWIGLKDKLRREAPAMIADLRRLGVRFIAMVTGDRESVAESVAAQLQIDEYKSECLPEGKVEFVERVKESARVAVVGDGVNDAPALAAGDLGIAMGAIGSDVAINSASIALMTNDLRRIPMLVFLSRKSRMIINQNLVFGMLFVFGGMLLSVFGWMTPIWAAVLHAGSTLIIIFNSARLVRTGEELTLEEQSQSRSEAEAEE
- the hflK gene encoding protease modulator HflK → MERRTDVRTEIDNARLVTKLSVIGGIVTIVVLLIPTLVLGVINGEFVGSDLFSLGVIPYSLAVVFAFASMIYGMLGTSAAVETEEKQLLEKRSDTHALNVEEDVRFTAGRSFDNYRKYAPYVLSILGALIVAGVLSAFLRHWGARLEAPAGVNPVNGAIVSAVMAALSLFFGAFFVGQSRQPAFRWLRAFGAWLLAGFGLMFVSAFVAAFSSGGSMLDAVVAKVAVWVFGLLGVEFVISFIIEFYRPRTVRELRPIFESRLLSLFTEPGGVMRNVALALDYQFGFKVSGTWLYSFMERSFFPVVLFWAAILWGFTMIHEVGPSQVGIKERLGKVVSTELLEPGIYWTLPYPFGQVKRFSCTEVKQVIIGESEDDHADEEEEVPDDGHGHAKPESKKKGHEPMPVVLWTAAHGSDANNFIVAVNPDGPRKQADGEKTAESDTASIAFIRMMIPIEYRIRPDGVMDYAYRNADPVATLIRIGQQAATEYLASVSIMDIMSTGRAEAQQKLLARVQKLADEHHLGIEITKVMILDSHPPVEKVAPAFQDVIGAMEEKESTILKAESYAARTVPETEAAALRIISDAKSYSFRTTTVAKAESGRFSTQLKTYNLMPRMFRLKAYLDFLENDCKDIRKFIVAAGLDNEVYELNFETKERLDLIDVDAGALSGN
- the hflC gene encoding protease modulator HflC yields the protein MATGNFFKHWPTMLLGVVVAVILLIAVFSYQLNQTESAVVTTFGSPAAVTDPGLHFRWPFPFQKIYKFDHRIRCFEGGSGKIEETMTADGQNILVGIFINYRISAVEKFFRTLEDMTKAEERLNSLMRSAKNATFGQYKFSQVINTKPELMKLNEIQDRIKAALEKDTAEYGIEIVSVGINTINVPERITDKVFDRMIEDRKLVADRYLAEGTVRASEIRNDADQKKAVMLAKAEAEAREIRAQGDAEAATFYAVFRENPELAEFLRKLDSLRLIMRNQTTLVLDTNVAPFDLLKPGSEVLGPVKSAAKDGE
- a CDS encoding sialate O-acetylesterase gives rise to the protein MKKIIPAILLLTLGAMLFAAEPVKLPPKEKFHLVLLTGQSNMAGRGVVTPEDKVPHPRVLMQNKAGEWVPAVDPVHYDKSMAGVGPARTFANLLADSDPSITVGLVPAACGGSPISSWEPGKKWEQTNSHPYDDAIARARKAMQDGTLKVILFHQGEADCGDAPSKLYHDRLLTFFKSLRTELDAPEVPIIIGQLSKFPGSKPWSEGKKRVDAAHRAMTQELPNVGFAESDGLTQNPDNIHFDAESQKEFGKRYYEAFRQLRASTHATDSGASER
- a CDS encoding SPFH domain-containing protein codes for the protein MEETKSVIKGEFDRSGQYDSGLKSLVRSLQWAFGFLLVIIIGLMVYFLTAGGYFSVEPQHAVIVMKFGEIEQVHTTGGHWYLPYPVNRWVEVRTNQQSLQIDFLPAERPDGAPPQALAPGRDSYLLTGDANIIHASWRVNYHVSNPETYYTTLATPEDPSGADVTEKDVNGFVGTRGPQTMIRNLFREAVIRVTSGLKVDDMLYSKRTDYSDAVQAEFARLLARAECGIEVDNITLEQVFPPLKTKMAFDEVAAAANTVDSMRSKAEQYAVQVGNEAIAGRTELVSSARTYKELVVSEVKSESIYFRNINEEYRKNPATVLMTLYTNTLADVLQQQQGKYILGTSGTGNKQVRIKLNPEPKRQKSAGAAEEK